TCCAGACCGTGCCGTCCGCGCCGATCGCGACGCCGTACAGACCGGCTTCCGGCGCCCGCGTCGCGGTCATCGCGCCGCTGGCCGGTTCGACGCGCACGACGCTGCCTTCGGTCGTGACGAACCAGACGAGGCCGTTCGCACCGGCCGCGATGCCCACGGGATGTTCGGCGTTCGGCGTCGTGTACTCCGTCACCCGGCCGCTTGCCGGATCGAGCACACCGATGCGCAGGCCAGACAGCTCGCTGAACCAGACGCGGCCGTCTGCCGCGACGGTGAGCCAGTAGGGAGCGGCGTCCGCGGTCGGCAGGCGAAACTCTCGGAAGAGGCGTGTCCCTGGATCGAAGCGCACGATCTGATCGGCCGTCATCTCCGTGAGCCAGACGGCGCCGTCCGGCGCAAGCGCGATGCCCGAAGGCGCGGGGCGCGCGGTCGGCGGCGTGAACGCCTGGTAGGCGCCGGTAGCCGGATCGAACAGGCCGAGCACGCCGGCCGACTGCTGCGCCAGCCAGACGTGGTTGCCCGCATCCACGGCGACGCCCATCGTGCCCTGATAGACGCCGCCGAAGCTGAACTCTTGCACCGCACCGGTGGTCGGATCGAGGCGGGCCAGCTTGTTCGTGTCCATCTCGCCGATCCAGACGGCGCCGTCCGGCCCGACCGCGGGTATCATCAGGCCGGCGTGCGCCGTGGGAATCGCCCAGCTCTGCAGGCCGGCCTGGATGGTCGCCTGGACCCGCGCCGTCCGGCCCCACGCCCCGGAGGGACTGGCCGACGGCGCACGCATCGCCGTGACGGCGCTGACGACCACCGCTGCCGTCAACACGCCGCCGCACAGCCCAAGGGCGCCGCCGCGCACGGCCCGAGTCAGCGGCGCCCGCGTCAGCGCCAGCAGCGCGGCGGCGCCGCTGAGCAGCGCGAGCGCCAGCAGCCAGCTGGGAGCGGGCCCAGCGATGGCATGGTCGGTGGCCGCCGGGGCGATGCTGACGGCCACGGCCGCGCTGTTGCTCCCCCGTTGCAGTGCGATCGTGGCATGCCACTCACCCGCCACGCCGCGCAAATTGAGCGGCCCTTGATAGATAGCGTTCCCACCGGGCTCGGTTCCCGTGCTGGGCAGGAAGGCCGTCGAGCTCTGGCCCGACGGAGAGGTGAGGGTCAGCGTGGCACCCCGGCCGTCAGAGCCGCCCTCGACCTCGAGACGCGCCGCGTTCGCGCCGAGCGTGGCCGGCGTGAGGCTGAGCGTCGCCGGGTGGCCGCCGAGCCGGAGGTTCGCCGTGAAGCTGGCGGCGGGATTCGGATCGGCGGCGAAGCGCCCGGCGGCTGCATGGGCTGCGTCGACCGCGCGAGAGGGCGCGTATAGCGTCATCGCGGCAGCCGCGACCAGGACGAGCAGGCCCGCGCTGCCCTCGGCGATCACCCCGGGGGGGAAGAGCCGCCCCGTGGCCGTCCGCGCAAGGAAGGCGCGTCGCAGCACAAGGGCGTTCGCCGCGGCGAGGGCGAGCACGGCGCCGGCAAGCAGCACCTTGATCAGCAGGGCTCGGCCGTAGCCGCCTCGCAACAGGTCGCCCGGATCATGCAGCTCAACCGCCGCGCTGGCCAGGCCGCTCAGCAGCACGACCGGCACGGCGGCGCCTGCCGCCAGCGAAAAGCGCTTCACCAGGCAAGCAACCCGCCCGGGTTCGCCGGCGCGGTGGGCGCGGCGTAGCGCCGGTGCCAGCACGATCGCGCCGCCGATCCAGATCGCAGCCGCGATCAGGTGTACGAAGTCGAAAGCCGCACCCCACCACGGATCGGCGGAGGCGGCGCCGTGGCTGGTGGCGGCGAACCCGGCGCCGATCGAGAGCACAGCGCCGGCCGCCAGCCAGCGAGCGATGCGCGTGAGCCGGCGCGGCGGGCGCCCGGCGCAGATCGGGAGCAGCGCCAGGGCCACGGCCATGCGCAGCAACCACCATTCGCCGCTGCGGCTGCCTGCGACGGCGCCGGCCCCGCTGAGGCTGCCGTGCGGCAGCCACTGCGCGAACAGTTCCCCCGCGCCACCGAGCAAGAGCAAGCCGACGCCGAGCATGATGGTCCGGCGGCGTTCCGAAGTGGCCGCCGCCGAGGCGCCGTCAATGAGCATGAACAGCGCCGTGCCCGCCAGCAGGAAGTACCCGAGCAGCGCGAGCCAGTGCGTGGCGGCGCTGGCGGCGCCCGGCAGTTGCAGCGGCTCGCCCGGTGCCGCCGCGGGCCGCTGCGCCGCCGGGGCGGCGCCATCCGGCTCAAGCACGGTGAAGCTGTAGGCGCCGCGCCGTTCGTGACCGTCGACCAGCGAGACGGTGTGCCAGGCGACGGTGTACACGTCGGGAGCGAGCGGCGGCAGCATCACCGTGTAGGCGCGGTTGTCGGCCGGGTCCGCGCCGGCGCTGCGCGCTGGCACGCGGCTACCCGACGAGGCGAGCAGCTCAATGCCGCTCTCGCCGGCGTTCAGGGGTTCGCTGAAGACGATGCGGATCTGCGCCGGCGCGGCACTGAGGCGGGCGCCCGGCGCGGGCGTGGCCGATTCAAAGATCGCGTGCGCCTGCGCGGGCCGAGCCGGCTGAAGCAGCGCCGTCAGGACGAACAGCAGCCCGAGGACGAGCGCGGCGGCGCGACCCGCAGGCAGGTGGCCTTGTCGTGCGGTCGGAGACCTGGAGCAATTCGTCATCGCGGCCGTGCTTCGGACCCTTCATCTGCAGTCTAGCAACGGGCTGCGGCCGGGCCGAAGCCGCCGCGGCGGGATTGGCGCCTTGAAGGACTTGGCGTACGCGGCGCCGCGGGCCGTTGGCCGGGTTCGGCGCCTCTCATATACTGGCGGGGGTCGTGGCGATCAGCGGATCGATCGCCGCGGGGAGGCGCGACGCGAGCAGTGCAATCGCCATCGACGGCCCGGTCGCCTCGGGTAAGAGCAGCGTGGGCAGCCGCGTAGCGGGCGCGCTGGGCTGGCCATTTGTCGATACCGGCACGATGTACCGTGCCATCACCTGGCTGGCGTTGCAGCGCGGTATCGATCCCGGGGATGCGGAACGGGTGAGTGCGCTGGCCGAGGCTGCGACGATGTGCGTGCGGCCGCCCGCAGCGGGCAGCGCCGAGTACGCGATCGTGATCGTGGACGGCGAAGACGCGACGCCTATGCTGCGCACGCCGGCGGTGGAACGGGCCGTCTCGATCGTCTCGGCCGTGCCGCGCGTGCGGCGGCGCATGGTTGCCCTGCAGCGCGAGCTGGCTGCCGAACATCCGGTGGTGATGGCCGGCCGCGACATCGGCACCGTGGTGCTGCCCGACGCTCGCTTGAAAGTCTTCTTGGACGCCTCCGCCGAGACCCGCGCCGGGCGCCGCGCCGCCGAGCTGGCGCGGCGCGGGCGGCCGTCCGCGCCCGCGGCGGTGCTCGCCGAAACGCTGGCGCGCGACCGGCTGGACAGCGAGCGGGCCGATTCGCCACTGGCGGCGGCCGCCGATGCGATCGTGCTGCACACAGATGGCCTCGGCGAAGACGATGTCGTGGCGCGCGTGCTGGAACTGGCGCAGCGCAGCTTCGGTCCGCAGGCGCAACCGGCGCGATGAGCAACCGCAGCGACGCCGCACCGCGTCCCCTGCCTGCCCGGGTGGTGGCCCTGTTCTACTGGGCTACCACGCGGCTGATGGCGGCGGTGGTCTGGTGCTTCGGCCGCTGGCGCGTGCGCGGGCGCGAGCACGTTCCGCGACGCGGCGCGTTGCTGATCGTCGCCAACCACCTGAACAACGCGGATCCGCCGCTGATCGGCGCCACGCTGCGCACCCGGCGCATCCGCTTCATGGCCAAAATCGAGCTGTTCCGCGGCGGCGTGAAGGGGTTGCCGATCCGCCTGTTCGGAGCCTTTCCCGTGCGGCGCTTCGAGGCAGACCTGGCGGCGCTGCGCAGGGCGCAAGAGCTGCTGAAGGCGGGCGAAGCCGTGGCGATCCTGCCGGAGGGGCACCGCAACCGCACGGGCACCGGTATGCAGCAGGCGTATCCCGGCGCCGCACTGATCGCACTGCGCAGCGGCGCTCCCGTCCTGCCCGTGGCGATCACGGGCACGGAGCGGATTCACGGTCCTGGCATTCTGCTGCGCCGGCCGCGCATCACCGTCACGATCGGCGAACCGTTCGTGCTGGCGCGAGCTGACAAGATCGACCGCGCCGCTGTGGAAGCCGGCACGCGGACAATCATGCGCAGCATCGCCACGCTGCTGCCGCCGGATTACCGCGGCGCCTGGAGCGACGAACCTGCTGCTCAGGCGGAGGCGCCGGCACCAGCTCCACCGGCTCGGCCGCCGGAAGCTCGCCGCGGGGTAGACTAAAGGCTGCTATGGCAGGCGAACGATTGCAATTGCTTGAGGTGGACGCTGCCCCGGTCTCTGCGCCGCGCGCGCACCAGGGCAGCGGGGTGGGCGGCCTGATCGACGCCGTCGAGCCCGGCAGCCTGGCCGAAGAGGCCGGCGTCCGTGCCGGCATGCGCCTGCTGGCCGTCAACGGCCATGCCCTGCGTGACGTGGTCGATTATCAGTTCCACGCCGCGGAGCCGCGCGTCGAGCTGGCGCTGGACGACGGCGCAACGCTGCGCCGCGTCGTGATCGAGAAACATCCGGACGAGGCGATCGGCCTCGCCTTCGATGCCGCGACCTTCGATGGCACGCGCATCTGCGCCAACAAGTGCTTCTTCTGCTTCCTGAAGGGCTTGCCCAAGGGCATGCGCCGCACGTTGTACGTGAAGGACGATGACTACCGCCTCAGCTTCCTGCACGGCAACTTCGTCACGCTGACCAATCTGGGCGAGGCCGACTGGCGGCGGCTCGCCGAGCAGCGGCTCAGCCCGCTCAACGTCAGCGTGCACGCCACCGACACGGCGCTGCGCCGTGCAATGCTCGGCTACCTGGCGGCGGACGACATTCTCGACCAGATCCGCCGCCTGGGCTCGTTCGGCATCCGCTGCCACACGCAGATCGTGCTCTGTCCCGGCGTCAACGACGGCGCCCAGCTCGAACGCAGCGTGCACGAGCTGGCCGCGCTCTACCCGGTCGTGCAGTCCGTCTCCGTTGTGCCGGTGGGCGCGACGATGCAGTACGAAGAGCGCGCCGCCGCACGGGGCAAAGACGATCTTGACGCCTGCGAGCCCGCGTTCGCGCGCGAGTTGATCGCCGCTGTGCGGCCGTGGCAGCGCGCCTTCCGTAAGGCGACGGGCGCGGGCATCGTCTACCTCGCGGACGAGTATTACCTGAGCGCGGGCGTGCCCGTGCCCGGCGCGTCGCTCTACGACGGCTTCGAACAGTACGAGAACGGCATCGGCATGACGCGCCGGCTGATCGACGACTGCCGGCGGGCGCTGCGCTGGCTGGGGCGGCGCGGCATCGCCTTCCGGCCGCTCGACGTAACGCTGGGCTGCGGCACGCTGATCGCGCCGACGCTGGCGTACCTGGCCGAGGAAGTGGGCGCGGCCACGGGCCTGCGTTTCAACGTCGTGCCGATCGAGAATACGCTGTTCGGCCCGCGCATCAACGTCTCCGGCCTGCTGGGCGCGGGCGACACGATCGGGGCACTGCGCGCCGAGTCGCTCGGCGAGCTGGTCTTTCTGCCGCGCACCGCGCTCGACTACTTCGGCCGTCACCAACTGGATGACGGCACGCCTGCGGACATTGCCCACGCCATCGGACGTCCGGTCGCCTTCGCCTCGCTGTGGAGCGAATTGCTCGACCAGCTGCTCGACTTCCAGGAGCGCGGCGCCGTGGCGGCGCCGGGGCCGGGCCGCTCAACAAACGGCAAGTTCTGGGCGTCATGAGCGTGAATCGCCGACGTCCATCAGACAGTGAGCGGCGACGCAATCGTGGTTCCGATCCGGGAAGATTCGCTAAAGAGGGCGGCGGAAGCTTTCGATCTTGAACCCGCAGCGGGGCGCCGGTAGAGCGGCGCCACTGGGGAGCGAAGCGCATGTGCGGAATCATCGGCTACGTGGGCGGCGACGAAGCGGCGCCGATCCTGCTGGAGGGGCTGGCACGTCTGGAGTACCGCGGCTACGATTCGGCGGGCATCGCCGTGCTTGACGGCGACCAGCTCAGCATCGAGAAGCGCGCCGGCAAGCTCGGCATCCTCGCCACGGCCGTCGACGGCCGGCTGCCGGCCGGCAGGCTGGGCATGGGCCACACGCGCTGGGCCACGCACGGCGGCGTCACCGACCAGAACGCTCATCCCCACCTGGACTGCGAGCGCAACGTGGTCGTGATCCACAACGGCATCGTGGAGAACTTCGCCGCGCTGCGCGCCGAGCTGAAGGCGGCCGGCCACAAGCTCGTCTCCGAGACCGACACCGAGGTCATTCCCCACCTTATCGAAGCGTGCATGAAGCAGGGACTGCCCCTTGTCGAGGCGGTGCGCCAGACGATCAACCGGCTGGAAGGAGCGGCGGCGCTGGTGGTGATCGCCCGCAGCGAGCCGGACAAGATCGTCGGCGCCCGCGTGGCCAACGCCGGCGCCGTCGTCGTCGGCTACGGCGACGGCGAGATGCTGCTCGCCTCCGATCTGCCGGCGCTGCTGAAGCGCACGCGGCGGGTGGCGTACCTCTCGCACGGCGAGATCGTCTGCGTCACTCGCGAAGGCGCCGAGTACAGCGACGCGGCCGGGCGGCCGCTGACCAAGCGGCCGATCACCATCGCCTACGACTACGCGGCAGCGGAGAAGGGCCAGTACCGGCACTTCATGCAGAAGGAGATCTTCGAGCAGCCGGCCGCCTTGCTGAACACGATTCGCCAGTACGCCAACCTCGAAGAAGGCACGATCCACTTCGAGGGCGTCAAGCTCACCGCGGCGCAGATCGCCGCCATCCGCCGCGTCGTGCTGATCGGCATGGGCACCAGCCTGCACACGGCGATGATCGGCCGCAGCTACTTCGAGCGCATCGCGCGTCTGCCCACAGAGGTCGACAACGCCAGCGAGTTCCGCTACCGGGCGCCGGTGATCGGCCCCGATACGCTCATCGTCTCGCTCTCGCAATCGGGCGAGACGGTGGACACACTGGCGGCGATGGAGGAGGCCGACCGCCATCGCTGCCCGCAGATCACGATCTGCAACGTCGAGGGGGCGCAAACAACGCGCGTGGCCGGCGGCACGGTGCTGACACGCTGCGGCCCGGAGATCTGTGTCGCCAGCACGAAGACGTTCACCGCCTCGATCGCGGCGCTGTATATGCTCGCGGCCTGGCTTGGCTACCAGCAGGAGACGCTGAACAGCACGGCGCTCGGCGCCCTGCTCGACGATCTGGCGAAGCTGGTCAAGCTGGTCGGCGATCTTTGCGAGGCGGCGCAGGCGGAGGACAGCCCCTACCCCGCGCTGGCACGCAAGTACGGTGAGTCGCGCAATATGCTGCTGCTGGGCCGCGGCCTGCAGTTCCCGCTGGCGATGGAAGGCGCGCTCAAGCTGAAGGAGATCGCCTACATCCACGCCGAGGGCTACGCCGCCGGCGAGATGAAGCACGGCCCGATCGCCCTGATCGATCGGGAGATGCCGGTGATCATGCTGG
Above is a window of Dehalococcoidia bacterium DNA encoding:
- the cmk gene encoding (d)CMP kinase; the protein is MAISGSIAAGRRDASSAIAIDGPVASGKSSVGSRVAGALGWPFVDTGTMYRAITWLALQRGIDPGDAERVSALAEAATMCVRPPAAGSAEYAIVIVDGEDATPMLRTPAVERAVSIVSAVPRVRRRMVALQRELAAEHPVVMAGRDIGTVVLPDARLKVFLDASAETRAGRRAAELARRGRPSAPAAVLAETLARDRLDSERADSPLAAAADAIVLHTDGLGEDDVVARVLELAQRSFGPQAQPAR
- a CDS encoding DUF512 domain-containing protein; the protein is MAGERLQLLEVDAAPVSAPRAHQGSGVGGLIDAVEPGSLAEEAGVRAGMRLLAVNGHALRDVVDYQFHAAEPRVELALDDGATLRRVVIEKHPDEAIGLAFDAATFDGTRICANKCFFCFLKGLPKGMRRTLYVKDDDYRLSFLHGNFVTLTNLGEADWRRLAEQRLSPLNVSVHATDTALRRAMLGYLAADDILDQIRRLGSFGIRCHTQIVLCPGVNDGAQLERSVHELAALYPVVQSVSVVPVGATMQYEERAAARGKDDLDACEPAFARELIAAVRPWQRAFRKATGAGIVYLADEYYLSAGVPVPGASLYDGFEQYENGIGMTRRLIDDCRRALRWLGRRGIAFRPLDVTLGCGTLIAPTLAYLAEEVGAATGLRFNVVPIENTLFGPRINVSGLLGAGDTIGALRAESLGELVFLPRTALDYFGRHQLDDGTPADIAHAIGRPVAFASLWSELLDQLLDFQERGAVAAPGPGRSTNGKFWAS
- a CDS encoding copper resistance protein CopC; its protein translation is MTNCSRSPTARQGHLPAGRAAALVLGLLFVLTALLQPARPAQAHAIFESATPAPGARLSAAPAQIRIVFSEPLNAGESGIELLASSGSRVPARSAGADPADNRAYTVMLPPLAPDVYTVAWHTVSLVDGHERRGAYSFTVLEPDGAAPAAQRPAAAPGEPLQLPGAASAATHWLALLGYFLLAGTALFMLIDGASAAATSERRRTIMLGVGLLLLGGAGELFAQWLPHGSLSGAGAVAGSRSGEWWLLRMAVALALLPICAGRPPRRLTRIARWLAAGAVLSIGAGFAATSHGAASADPWWGAAFDFVHLIAAAIWIGGAIVLAPALRRAHRAGEPGRVACLVKRFSLAAGAAVPVVLLSGLASAAVELHDPGDLLRGGYGRALLIKVLLAGAVLALAAANALVLRRAFLARTATGRLFPPGVIAEGSAGLLVLVAAAAMTLYAPSRAVDAAHAAAGRFAADPNPAASFTANLRLGGHPATLSLTPATLGANAARLEVEGGSDGRGATLTLTSPSGQSSTAFLPSTGTEPGGNAIYQGPLNLRGVAGEWHATIALQRGSNSAAVAVSIAPAATDHAIAGPAPSWLLALALLSGAAALLALTRAPLTRAVRGGALGLCGGVLTAAVVVSAVTAMRAPSASPSGAWGRTARVQATIQAGLQSWAIPTAHAGLMIPAVGPDGAVWIGEMDTNKLARLDPTTGAVQEFSFGGVYQGTMGVAVDAGNHVWLAQQSAGVLGLFDPATGAYQAFTPPTARPAPSGIALAPDGAVWLTEMTADQIVRFDPGTRLFREFRLPTADAAPYWLTVAADGRVWFSELSGLRIGVLDPASGRVTEYTTPNAEHPVGIAAGANGLVWFVTTEGSVVRVEPASGAMTATRAPEAGLYGVAIGADGTVWIGSANGNAVLAYGPATGRFVMHAVPAGSGPWWPAVGEDGSVWVALAGQPTGALARLQAPPAAAPALNRLR
- a CDS encoding lysophospholipid acyltransferase family protein codes for the protein MSNRSDAAPRPLPARVVALFYWATTRLMAAVVWCFGRWRVRGREHVPRRGALLIVANHLNNADPPLIGATLRTRRIRFMAKIELFRGGVKGLPIRLFGAFPVRRFEADLAALRRAQELLKAGEAVAILPEGHRNRTGTGMQQAYPGAALIALRSGAPVLPVAITGTERIHGPGILLRRPRITVTIGEPFVLARADKIDRAAVEAGTRTIMRSIATLLPPDYRGAWSDEPAAQAEAPAPAPPARPPEARRGVD
- the glmS gene encoding glutamine--fructose-6-phosphate transaminase (isomerizing) produces the protein MCGIIGYVGGDEAAPILLEGLARLEYRGYDSAGIAVLDGDQLSIEKRAGKLGILATAVDGRLPAGRLGMGHTRWATHGGVTDQNAHPHLDCERNVVVIHNGIVENFAALRAELKAAGHKLVSETDTEVIPHLIEACMKQGLPLVEAVRQTINRLEGAAALVVIARSEPDKIVGARVANAGAVVVGYGDGEMLLASDLPALLKRTRRVAYLSHGEIVCVTREGAEYSDAAGRPLTKRPITIAYDYAAAEKGQYRHFMQKEIFEQPAALLNTIRQYANLEEGTIHFEGVKLTAAQIAAIRRVVLIGMGTSLHTAMIGRSYFERIARLPTEVDNASEFRYRAPVIGPDTLIVSLSQSGETVDTLAAMEEADRHRCPQITICNVEGAQTTRVAGGTVLTRCGPEICVASTKTFTASIAALYMLAAWLGYQQETLNSTALGALLDDLAKLVKLVGDLCEAAQAEDSPYPALARKYGESRNMLLLGRGLQFPLAMEGALKLKEIAYIHAEGYAAGEMKHGPIALIDREMPVIMLAPRDRLFEKIVSNIQQIQAREGRCIAIGTRGDTELAALADDVLWLPEAPELLLPLLTAIHVQLLAYEIAVWRGNDVDQPRNLAKTVTVE